The DNA region CGAGGGTCGCCGGGTGTCCGTGTGGGGCGGCTCACTTCGCTTGAGGGGGTGCGCAGAGGAGGTCGGGGGCGAGGCTCCCGCCGTCGGTCTCCGAAGACGGCCGCCATGTCGCCCGCGACCTCGTACGCGTCGTCGTGCGCGGCGGGCCCGGGCAGGAACCGGGCCGAAGGAGTCACCCGCACACCCCCGCCCCCACCCCCTTTTGCACCCTCTTTACCCTTCGCGTTCGCATACAGATAGCGAATGAAGGCGCGCTCTCGTCCCTCGTTCCTCTTCCTTCTTGCTCCAGACCAGACTCTTCAGGTCGACCTTGAGCGGGACCCAGTAGGTGCGACGGGAGCCGTTGATGTCGAGGCGGGGGCCCAGGGCGGGTGGCCGGGGGTGTCGAGGGGTTCGAGGCGGTTGTCGTGGGCGTACTCGGTCAGCTCGCCCATGCTGGTGAGGGCGGCGACGAGGGCGAGGACGGCGAGCCAGGAGGCGAGGGCCGTACGGCGTGGGCGGCGGGTCACGGGGCGGTTCCCGGGCGGGTCGGCGCCCTCACTCCACCGGGTACGCCACATCGCACACGTCGTCCCCGGGCCCCGCTGCGTCCCAGTCCGTGAAGTACACCTCACGGCAGGGGCCCGCCTGGCGCAGCCCCTCCCGCGCGATCCACTCCTCGACCGCGTCGTACGCGCCGATGATCTGCGGATACGCGACCTGCGCCTTGGCGATGCGGGCGCAGGCGAGCCGCCAGGCGGGCTCGACGCGGGCCCGGACGTCCCGCTGCTTCCCCTGCGCCTCGGCCCAGGCGCGGGCCGCCTCCGGGTCGGCGACGGGCACGCAGGCCTCGGCGGGGCCGTCGCTGTCCTCGGTGACCTCGGCGTGGTAGATGACGAACGGCGCCGCCGTGATCCCGCCGCAGAGCTCGTCGGCGACCCGCTCCAGGCGCTCGAACGAGGCGTCGATCCAGGCGGAGAGCTCGTGGGTGAACACATGGCGGCGCTCGCAGACGACGAACGCCTCGGGCACGTCGGTGGTGCGGATCTCGAACTTGCCGTACACGGCGGGGC from Streptomyces flavofungini includes:
- a CDS encoding MerR family transcriptional regulator, with translation MSIGAFAARTRLSPKALRLYDRQGLLPPAYVDEATGYRYYGPQQVERARVVALLRRLDMPLADIGAFVGLDGAAAAAALGAYWAGVEERIAAQRTLVDYLRGRLSGRSPAVYGKFEIRTTDVPEAFVVCERRHVFTHELSAWIDASFERLERVADELCGGITAAPFVIYHAEVTEDSDGPAEACVPVADPEAARAWAEAQGKQRDVRARVEPAWRLACARIAKAQVAYPQIIGAYDAVEEWIAREGLRQAGPCREVYFTDWDAAGPGDDVCDVAYPVE